Proteins encoded by one window of Massilia sp. NR 4-1:
- a CDS encoding type II secretion system protein: MANRIPISKPARGFTYISVIILVAVIGLVSAATLRLGVLLQRSAAERELLNIGAEFSDALKSYAAATPQGQHPQPRTLNDLLRDPRYPQIRRHLRKIYIDPMTGKPEWGLLTVPNKIGIAGIYSLSEAKAIKVANFPARFAVFEGKTRISDWKFTADGLPPPPVATPPGNAPGSLFPSTPGNNQPPTPAPGQEPSMPPPEPPPPVPEPAPEPPAPVERPEPPSMPEPQQEPQEAPPEPSRS, encoded by the coding sequence ATGGCAAACCGTATTCCGATCTCTAAACCGGCGCGCGGCTTCACCTACATCAGCGTGATCATCCTGGTGGCGGTGATTGGCCTGGTCAGCGCCGCCACCTTGCGCCTTGGCGTTCTGCTGCAGCGCAGTGCCGCCGAGCGCGAGCTGCTGAACATCGGCGCCGAATTCAGCGACGCCCTGAAAAGCTATGCCGCCGCCACGCCGCAAGGCCAGCATCCGCAGCCGCGCACCTTGAACGACTTGCTGCGCGATCCGCGCTATCCGCAGATACGCCGCCATCTGCGCAAGATTTACATCGATCCCATGACGGGCAAGCCGGAATGGGGCTTGCTCACGGTGCCGAACAAGATCGGCATCGCGGGGATTTACAGCCTGTCGGAAGCCAAGGCCATCAAGGTCGCCAATTTCCCGGCGCGCTTTGCCGTGTTTGAAGGCAAGACCCGCATCTCGGACTGGAAGTTTACGGCCGATGGCCTGCCACCGCCGCCGGTGGCGACGCCGCCCGGCAATGCGCCCGGCTCGCTGTTCCCTTCCACGCCGGGGAATAATCAGCCACCCACGCCCGCGCCTGGGCAGGAACCGTCCATGCCGCCGCCCGAGCCGCCACCGCCAGTGCCTGAACCGGCGCCGGAGCCGCCCGCGCCGGTGGAAAGGCCGGAGCCGCCGTCCATGCCGGAGCCGCAGCAGGAACCGCAGGAAGCGCCGCCCGAGCCGTCCCGCAGCTAG